The window CTCGAGTACCTTgatcttttcaatttttgttgattaaggCCTAATCTTTCAATCTAGCACATTAAGTCTTGATTAATTATAATCACAAACGTTAAGCCTTTGGTTACTAGAACTATCGTCAGAAAAGATAGTTGTGAATATCAAACTCGGTTAATAGAGCATTACTCATTTCATTTGCATCTGCAATTGCATTTTTTACATACACTTTGAATGAAGTTCTTATAGTTTTCTTAAAGCCGCATGAGACGTATAAGGtataatataatttcaaacacaaATGAAATGAATAACTTTTTTTGACCGACAGCTAACTTTTCTAGTAATCAGAAGCTTAATGTCTGCTATCGTAACTGATCAAGGGTTCAATGCATCAAATTGAATGACTAGGGGGCttaatcaacaaaaataaaaagatcaAGATGTATAGATGCCTTTTTTTCTTAGTTAAGAAGCTCCAGAAGTAAGAGAGATAATATATTGTTTGTGCAGACTGTTGCTGAGGAATGCGCTGTGGAGGCTATGCCAACTTTCATGCTCATGAAAGAAGGAAAAGTAGTGGACAAGGTTGTGGGTGCTAAGAAAGAGGAACTGCAGGCCAGTATCACAAAGCATGCCACCGCCGTTGCAGCAGCATAATTTATCAATGACATTGTAATTATGTGTGGATTTAGGTGTCTTTATCTCCAGTGTGTAATATGTGTTATGACAAACTTTGTTATTTATGCCTACAATTAAGTCATTTATGAAATATTCTGGAGATAATCTTGCCCTTTCAATGTGTGTGACTTTTAGTTTTTGTTTGATTACCATACTTGTGGCTGATTGAGGATGTGAAAGCTCCCAGCGATGATTTTCAGGGTAGTAGAAACTGTTGCTGTCTTTTTCATTGCTTAGGCACTCTTTCTAGTTGCCAGCTGAAAATCTGAATCCGAATCAATTAAGCCAAAATGCCAATTCCACCAACAAGTCTTTAGGCATGTAATTGAATCGAGCCGAGTTTTGACCTACTCATGCTTGGTCATTAGAAAATTGATGAGTTCGATCTCAATATTTTGTTTATAAGCTACTATCTAGTTACTTGTTTATTTCCTTGCAAGCATCATGTTAAGTTTTGCTCGCGAAtagctcattaattatgtttatttaaaATTTCTTTAATACAAAACTACATAATTTTGAAACTTACAAAACTATAGTTTCACACAaaattaattttacattttgCCCTTTACAAAAATACTATTATTTACAATATAATGGAACCGAACTTGCTTACAAGCCTGTTCATGAACACCTTCGTGAACCTATAACTGAGCTTGTTATGAGCTTTCGAGTTGAGTTTCATGGTGTTCAAACTTGACTTATTTATAACTTGAGTCGAACATGGTCGAGTTTTTATCGAACCAAATGGTGAGCTGCTAATGAGTgactcggctcatttacagccctacaaATCTTGTTAAAAAGATAATGTGCATTTAAACATTTCTGGTACTAGTCTTTCTTGTCTTTCCCTTCATCATTTTAATAATGCAAGCAAGCATATTGGTTCAGGACAAACTCCTACTTGAGGTAATACACATTTTGAATCTGATATTCACATATTTTTCATGCAAGGGTTGTATTAGGATTCAGTTCTTCACTGTTTACTGTTGCTGCTGTTACCTTATAGGTATTAGCTGATTTCCTTTCTGAATATTTCTCAACTCGAACCAAACACTTTTATGTTACTCCAAATTTGGAATGAAAAGACAAGAGTTACAAACAGAAGAACCAAACGAGCACTAAGCGATATTTCATTGCATGGTTCTTTCTTACTTCAATATTACACATGGAGCAATAAACTTGTTCAGCTCACAAGAAATCTTCATTCTTCCACCCAGCTCTGGATAAAAGGGCCAGAACATGGGACTCCATAGGCAATTGCCTATGCATAACCAATGGATTTACAAAAGCGCATCACTCATCTTAACAGCTCATAGAATTACCCTATTCTGCAGATTTTACACTACTACTCCAAATTCTACCACACCTATCTATACATTTCGGAGAATGATACGAGGATCGGAGGATCTATGCTTTAACTTTACTGTGTtgcatctttattttcttctgtTGGTGGACTCAGGCATATATTATCTTGTAAGTTTAGCAACTGTCCTCTTGTTTTAACTTGCACTAGGTGAAGTGCTCGTAAAAGTAGTAGAACAAACAGCTTCAACCGATAGCCTCTTCAACACATTCGGACATGGGTCAGTACCAAAGTTACTGTTGGATATGGAAACCATACACCTCTCTTGCCCAATGCAATTCTGCAGAGCACAATAATTCAAAAAGATATATGAATTTGTTCAACAATGATATGGATAACGCCACCAAGTCAAGAATATTACCTTCTCTATAACAGAAAGTGTGTTTGGTGCATGACAAGTTCCTTCCTGAAATCTTCCGCAGGTTCCCGTAGGAGTACCAAAACTTGCAAATTTTATAGCTGATATGGACTGCCCTGGTGCACACTGCAAGCGGACCTTAGCCTGGTGAAGCTCTGATGGTTCAGTATAGCTAGCTGTACTATAACTCTCTATATCTGGGTGGTGTTCATAGGCAGCGGCGCAAACACTTGCAACTGATCTCTTCACAAGAGTTATCTTTGATGGATCTCCACCAAGCTCTTCGAAAACAACTAACAGATTTTTCGATGGCTTTAACCAAGACCTTGGAACATGATACCATCGCTGTGTAGGTTGGCCGCAACCAAGTTGGCATTTGTAAGGTCTGAATGTCCCAGCATAACTGCATTGGCTGCAGTCACCCTTTGCATAAGCCATCCAGTATCTCCCAATGCTCTGTCCGTTGATCCAAACCTGACCCTTTCCCATGCTGCTCATATCCAAAGCTAATGGCTCATTCCCCCTAGGTGCATTGAAGTACGCCTGGAAGTTCAAGACAAATGAGTCTCTTAAGTATGAACTACACTTTTTGACTACTGTTTAAACTAATGTGCTCTTTCCTTACCTTGTGCCACTTCAATGCCTGCCCTTGGCTAGAAGCTAGGGCCCCTTGGACCCAATCAACAGATGATCCACCATTTGGAGACACGAGATTCATTGCCTCTCCTTTTAGACCAACCTGTTTACAAATGGTACCTAATGAGAACTTCAACTAAATGAGGCATAAATTCATAAACAGAAGCCAAACAGTGCTAAACCTGGTAAGACCATTTCTGCCATGTTAGGTCTTTCTTTCCTTGGTTCAGGCCATTCAGCATAACTGGACCCGTGATACCAGTTTTCCACGTCTCATAGTGCAACCCAACATTCTTGAACAACAAAGAGTTTGTCAGTATTTGATTTAATGAATATTACAATTTATGTACTGTTAGAAGGTAAATCAGATCAAGCTAAACCTCTACATTTGCATAGTGCCATAGTTATAAAGGTAATACAAGGAAAACTAACCGGTAACCCAACAGCTACACTGAGTAATGCAATTCTATTTGTTCCAGCACGTAAGTTAATTGGCCCTGTAAATGTGAATCTCTTGTTCTCTCTGTTTCCAAAGGCTGATCCTGTAATTATAAGGCAGGGTTCTTGAAGTCAAATTTTTAATGGAAAAAGAAATGTCTAGTTTATACTTCTCATCAACAAGGAAAAGTAGTATAGACAAACAAAATACAACGAACCTGAAAACTGCCCATTGATGAAAACAAGAAGACCATGACCCGCTGACTGCACACTGAGACTAGGCCATCTTCCACTTCTTAGAAATGCTTCTGACTGGCTAATGTCAATACTGTTAAGAAGTTGATCATGATTACTTCATGCTTCATTTAACAGTTATCACAAAACAATAACCACATCAAGGCAAAAGGGATATATGTTATTGACTACGTGAGTAAAGGACTGCAGAGCTACTAACATATCGTCCACCAAAATTAGCAATCTATTCATATTACACTTTGAAAATATGAAGTTGGAAGAAAGATGTTAGGGAGTCAATATATGCAATGTAGTATTGCATGAAGCTCACCTGGTCAAGTACCACAGATAGTCACTAGTATCTCTAGTGACATTTACTTGCTCCAAAAGCCCATGAGTTGTTATCCTTGAATTATAcgctagagaagaaatatcttcATCATAAGTCTCCCAAGAGAATAACTCAGAGCCAGATGGCAACATCTGCAAATGTGAAGTTTGAGCTCCAACCTGGACAATAACCAGAAACAAGaaataagcttttttttttttttttttttcattctgcCAGGTCAACGTCTAAACAAGAAATAGATAGCAGTGAGAACATCATAGAGTCTTTCTTACCTTTGCAGTGTTAAATACTGCATTCCTGCAATCAGGAAGGATGCTAATGGACCAAGGAGGCAAATCATAGTGCATATTATTGAACATCACCCTAGCAGAAGATTTCGGATGGTAATTAGCAAGAAAAGCAGCACAGCTTCTCTGACCAGACGAAAATACATAAGCCTGCAGGATGACCATTATCAAGGATTGCCATTTGCAGGGTTAACATATGAACGAGGAAACAAATTatttaaggttagaaatgaaaataattttatattagacAAGGCATACCTGATGGTAGGTTCCTAATGAAGTTACGGTAGGATCTGAGGAAACCAAAGCAGGTTCGCATAGCTTAATAGCTTTGTGAAGCTCTTTCAGATGACCATATTTAGGTTCCCTGATCAAACCTATACCAGAGAAACAATTAGCTGGAGATTACGATTGTAAAATCTATAGTTAAAAACGGAAACAGATCAGAACACTCATAACATCTGTAAGTTTAGGGAAATAATAATCATGTTGGCCTTTGGTTCTTCATTTAAAGTTATCAGGCTCATAATCTGGAAATTTACCAACCATCATTTAGGGGAATAGAATAGATCTTGAAGTAACAAGTTGTTTCCTAGTCATGCCTCAGTTACATTTTAAGATTTTCATCAAAACAGAAACGGCCAAGAACTTTTACCATATTCATCAATTGGGGCATCATAGTCATAACTAGTTGTAATAAATGGGCCTCCAGCAGAGCGCCCAAAATTGGTTCCTCCATGGTACTGTAAACGAAGAATAATAAGCACTTTGCTGGATAAGTTTTATGTTTAAACCATGAATTTGCATTACATAGAGAAACCAACCATGTAGTAATTCATATATGAACCGCCCTTTTGTACAAAACGAGCAACTGCAAATGCCAAATCTTCAACTGGTCGCTGATGGACAGTGCCACCAAATTCTGTAAACCTGTATCCAGGGGcaagaaaataaaaaccatAAGGGTGTCAGAAAACTAATATGCATTCATTTAATTGAGTTAACATTGAATGGGTCGAGTTACTATTTACCAGCCACTCCAAGCTTCAGTCCACAGTTTAGGTTTGTAAGGTTTGTTGGGAGAGAAATAATCACAGTAAAATCCATTACATGCATTTATCTGTTGCCAAGTTTGATAGAAAACAATATCAGATTTACAGTTTGAAAAGGTTTCTCAACGCCAACGATATGAAAACAAAAATATCAGTTGAACTTAGGCTCCATAAGTGAAACTGACCACAGGATCTGGAGCATCATCTTCCTTGCACATCACCCATGGAACTCCTGTATTTAACCCAACCGCCATTTTTGCAGCCCAGTTTACATATGACTGACCAGCAGCCCCCAGAGCCCTGCTCTCTGCACCGTACTCATTTTCGATCTACACAAATTGACATTGGAAAACAAAATCAAAAGCTAAACAATAGAAATTACTTCAAATCAGAATCGGTGAATGTAAAACATTTGAAGTAAAAGTTCAAAAAGCAAAGAACACATCAAGCAATATCGTTATCGGCACCAACTCAAACATCAGGATCAAATACCTGAGAAAGGATGATCGGTCCACCTTGTGACGCGAATAGCTTCTCGTTTTTCATCATCTGTACAATTTTTTGAGTGAACCCTTGCATAGCCGCCtgcaaaaatttgaaaaaaacttAGAAAGAAGATGAAAATAGAACAGCCAAACACACATTACTTTGAAATTGCTTCACGTAAAAGAAAAAGCAGAACAATATCAACCTTGAAAGGCCCATTATCAGTTCTGAAGCTGATACCAGGAACATATTTCAGCCAAACAGGAAATCCCCTACACAGTTAAACAAGGAGAGGATCAATCAGACGATTAAGGAAGTTAAAAAGAAgagtacaaaataaaatagaataatacATCGAAAATCTGAAATTTCAAAAGAAATTAGGAGGGAAGGGAAAATTATGTACCCAAAATTCCATTCCGCACAGACATAAGGTCCAATGCGCAGATGAGCATATAGCCCCACTTTCTGAATAGTCTTGATGAACCGTACCAGGTCATATCTTCCCCTAAAATCATACTGCAAAAacacacatacatatatacattcaaATTTATGGATAATTCAAAATTGAAGCAGCAAAAAGaagtagagagagagagagatctaAGACTGTACATTGCCAGGAGAAGGCTCATGAACATCCCAAAAAACATAAGTATCAATAACATCCAGCCCTCCATTTTTCGCCTTCACTATAAGATCTTCCCACATCTACAACCAAACAACAAATTTCAACACAAGAACAAAAATGCCACACACAGCTACTACTATACTACCATTACTAAAATCAAAAAATTACTTCCGGTGTGCTTCTCGGATAGTGAATAGAACCGGAGATGAGGATTCTCCGTCGACCATTGATGACAATGGCTTTACTATCGTAGGTTACAGTACACTGAATCAACTGAAAACTCGTCATCAAAACCGTAAAGAAGATGATTAAAAGCATGGAAACTGAGTTAGTTTCCATTTTCTCGGCGGCGGAGGGAAGGAAAATTTGAAGAGAAACAGTGAGAGACAAAGTGAAATAAATGAAGTCTGATCTACTACTGTTACTACTATAGCTCTATGCTAGTCTATCCGCCATTAAACTAAGCTTGGACTGTTCTGTAATCTGTACTACTGTCCACTGGCTTTGCCACACATCTCATTCTTTCATCTTCCTTTCTGTCTTTATAAATGCaatgattattattttacatgatgatttgatttcatttctgctgcattatttatttattttttttaattaaataaaactgtagtaaaataaaaatctatttTGCTCGAgtaactttttcttttcttattgtCAAACATGAATCTTCTTCTCGAGATAGTTTGCGATATTATTGGCAGTCAAACCTCAAtttgtgttaaaaaaaaattaattttataataagaACAGTAAAATTTAATTGATTGGCTTAGTAAACGTTAATGCGTTTTATCAGAACTAACATGTTGACTATAAAAATTAAGTTATATCGTTTAAGGTTTTTCATCGAAACTACTAGAATATTAATTAGAGtattaaaattgtaaattttatATGATTGTATGAAAAGGGAATTATGTAATAAGGAAAATGATTTTAGGGAATATAACGATAAACAACGTTGTCTGATTGCATGAAATGGGAATTGTGTAAGGCAATGGGAGTAATCCTTTAAAAAGGAAGAAATTGatgttttgataaaattaagaCAAATATGGGTGAACTGGATATCTATTGAGTTTTTTAACTGTTTTAGCCTTTATCTATGAGTTTTTAAGTGGTTGCTTATATTAGCAATTAAATTAAGAGACGTCTTCCCTAAATTTAATACAATAGGTTGGGttgattataaaattaataCAATCACTGTCCTAATAAATAAAAGGAGTCATTAGATTTAGATAGATGTTGAACTTCATTTTCAGAACCTGTCCTACTAATCCCTATTTCATCATATTCACtcttacattttattttattttgcctAATACAgctccctcaacttgtccaaaatagtagattggcttccAGAATTTTGCAAGTATCACACCAGcgtcctaaacttgcttatttcgtatcatcagctccctaaatttgtccataaaagtatattagcttcctgaactttgcaagtgtctcaccaactccctaaatttgctaattatgtaataactaaatacaaaaacttataaaacctaaattctaaaaatacgtcttcatctattAGAGATGTAATTTTTtcgcttctcctacctttcaacctattataagagttaatGTTGCAGGTTTaagagattgaatggatgatgATCGATagttagtattatgatttttaatttagGAACTAAgtgatatttatatttttaatttgagtTAAACTGTAATATTTTGataggaaaattacaaaattgggtaaaatgggagactcatttacatatttaactcatttactcaacctactacatatctagactgtttttatgtgactttctcataataccctcaatatttacggtGCGGTTGTCTCCCGCCAGTCTGACTTCGTAGAttctagcatatgcgaagcctgcgaagctaatgtttggtttagttgatgattttaattagcatatgcgaaatatggttgtgtttttaacaaaatttgcTAAGTGacatataacaaaaaatgccaaacaataacggattctaacattaaaatcataacattatcaaaatttacaacaagattgccacaataaactcctaacaaatcacttcataataCATAGGCTCCTATTCAACACCgatggatggatgtgtctcacggtacagaacaagattgccacaataaactcctaacaaatcacttcataataCATAGACTCTTATTCACTACCGATTGATGGATGTGTCACACGGTACATGCTCTTATTCACCACCgatggatggatgtgtctcacggtACAAGCTCTTATTCACCACCGATGGATGGAAGTCCAGGCCTTTTGGGATGTatgtctctcatggcaccccagtacgccgccttccagaaatgaatgttatgtattcaaccaccttcagaaaaaattaatcgtgttaggcagaaaaaatgacgatttggcttcgcgaaatgaggattcgcTTATGCGaaaataaatgtgcaaggaagagtgtgattttacttagcgaaacgatgatttcgcgacgtctgcgaggagaaatgtgacgctctgacttcgcgaaacgatgattacgcGGAGTCTgcgggagaaatttatcgaattagctcgcaaacttcgcgtaatcaTCGTTTCGTGAAGttaaatcgataaatttctccatgcagacttcgcgaaaacggCATATGCTAAGTGAATTTATGGGGAAAACGCAGAGAAAACaatatatacttacatttttcgacgaaaacaatatgataaactgggaaaaacgatgaaaataacgtagaatcacTATTTCTTCGATGGTcgcaagaagaaagaaaccaagaaacgagcagaaaatggaagatgaagaaccatggcttcgttttttaggattaggaagatgaagaatcaagagatgaagagaggaaaaggAGAAATAcatgtgattttgaaaaaattgtgcagatttcgtgcaatttaaaggaagataggaagatcaaaagtctgggAATCATTAATGGAAGAGTTGTCAACCGTTCGCGTAACCAATGAGAAGGGGGAAGAggaaaggttaggggtattatggaaaagtcacacaaaaacagtctagatatgtagtaagttgagtaaatgggttaaatatgtaaatgagtctcccattttacccaattttgtaattttcccaatttTGACTGTTAATtcttagaaaaaataaaaacaaagaaagagagagagagagagagcaagCCGGCCGACAATTCAGAAATCCTGATAAGTGCAAGTGAAGCTCGCCCACTTCCTGCTCCATGTCTGGTATCTCCAACCCAATTTGTACCTTTTGTCCTTCTTCACCCTCCCATACCTATTTAGTTCCTTttgcaatttatttttattattattattattggttCTAAATGCTTTCAAATTTTTTGAGGCAAAATCCTTtccatttttattgattaatctTTCAATAGAGTGGGTTTCATAATCAGTTTAATAAGTCAGAGTTAGATATACTGTACGATTATTAGAATTTTAAGGTGGAGGTTAAAATCATTCTAAACTTAAATTTTATAGATTTATGTCTAACGGTGACCTAACTAAAGTCATTGGTCACTGGTTAGATAAAAACAATTTTCTTTCCATAACATTATGTCACTAATTAATTATCATTACACAATTTGAACTTATATTTAAAAGTACAATAAAATTTAAACTTAAGGGACTCAATTTTTATTGGTCTATATTTACATTTTTCGCAGTTTGAAATAGAAATTTTATACTCTCATAGTTGTATCatacatataaaaaattattttcatacatataaatacaattttagatataatttttgACCAAATGTTGTTGAGAGCATATTGTTTCGTTGGAGGACGCAAGGAGAAGGTCTACATAGAAACAACAAACTCTTCACAAACATCAATACTATCGCTCACGACCACTCTCTTCCTCCTACAATGAGAGCAAATGGACAATTTCATGTGGGTGAAGATTACTACCCCCATGCATTCCATGAAGATGTGACCAGATCTAAATCCCCATCATACGAAAGGAGGCATGGAAAAGAGTCTGAGTCTTACCCTAGCAGAGCACAAAAACATTCGAGCACGCTAAGGTCTCCATCACACAAATGCAAGGTCTGGAGATATCTTGATGAATCAAAATCCTCATAGGACAGAATCAAGGCAATAAAAAGCTCCTCGACCTAAATCTCAAGAAAGGCATCAATAAGGAAAAAAGGCAACTATAACCAGATCCCCTAAAGATCGACGGATTACTCATGCAAGCACATCCTCTAATAGTGAAGATAAGCAGGGATACCTCCTCCGGAACATGAAGGATCACATTCATATAAGAACcatcctaatacccagaccttAGGAATAGGAACCTCTTTGGCCAAAGTAAGAGAGCCTTCAAAGGTAGCAATGGACTTTCCTGCCTCGGGTAAAGCGGCAGACTTTTCAAGATCCGGTTCCCTAGAGATGAGTAGTTGACGTCCCATCTACGTTCAAAGCCTTAGCGACTCTAACATTTGGTGCACCAACCAATCTGTCTCGCTATCATATAAGCACACACACTCATATTAGAACTCATTCCTGCACCTTATGTATAAAAAATAGTTGCTAAAAAAGATAATCACcttcaataattttttataacggTTTTCTCTGGCCAAATGGAAGGCTCCATTTTTGCCTTTCACAACATAAATATGCGCTTCATTGATAATCTCTAACATATTCTTCAAGTGTTGGAAAGGCCAATATCTCCTCCAAAGACTACTCAT of the Euphorbia lathyris chromosome 7, ddEupLath1.1, whole genome shotgun sequence genome contains:
- the LOC136235489 gene encoding beta-galactosidase 5-like: METNSVSMLLIIFFTVLMTSFQLIQCTVTYDSKAIVINGRRRILISGSIHYPRSTPEMWEDLIVKAKNGGLDVIDTYVFWDVHEPSPGNYDFRGRYDLVRFIKTIQKVGLYAHLRIGPYVCAEWNFGGFPVWLKYVPGISFRTDNGPFKAAMQGFTQKIVQMMKNEKLFASQGGPIILSQIENEYGAESRALGAAGQSYVNWAAKMAVGLNTGVPWVMCKEDDAPDPVINACNGFYCDYFSPNKPYKPKLWTEAWSGWFTEFGGTVHQRPVEDLAFAVARFVQKGGSYMNYYMYHGGTNFGRSAGGPFITTSYDYDAPIDEYGLIREPKYGHLKELHKAIKLCEPALVSSDPTVTSLGTYHQAYVFSSGQRSCAAFLANYHPKSSARVMFNNMHYDLPPWSISILPDCRNAVFNTAKVGAQTSHLQMLPSGSELFSWETYDEDISSLAYNSRITTHGLLEQVNVTRDTSDYLWYLTSIDISQSEAFLRSGRWPSLSVQSAGHGLLVFINGQFSGSAFGNRENKRFTFTGPINLRAGTNRIALLSVAVGLPNVGLHYETWKTGITGPVMLNGLNQGKKDLTWQKWSYQVGLKGEAMNLVSPNGGSSVDWVQGALASSQGQALKWHKAYFNAPRGNEPLALDMSSMGKGQVWINGQSIGRYWMAYAKGDCSQCSYAGTFRPYKCQLGCGQPTQRWYHVPRSWLKPSKNLLVVFEELGGDPSKITLVKRSVASVCAAAYEHHPDIESYSTASYTEPSELHQAKVRLQCAPGQSISAIKFASFGTPTGTCGRFQEGTCHAPNTLSVIEKNCIGQERCMVSISNSNFGTDPCPNVLKRLSVEAVCSTTFTSTSPSAS